The Streptococcus oralis region AGATAGGCTCTCACTTGGCTCAAGAAATACAAGGAACCTGTGACAATCCTAACTGTTTGTTTCTCTTCATTTTTATTTGTCAATTTCTGCTCTAGAAAATCCTGCCAACTTTGGTAATTGAGATTTCTAGACTTGGCTGTCCCTTTCAACACGCTTTCATCCGTCGCCCGACTATCATCAAAATAAGTCAGAGTCAGCTGGCTATCCGGCACCGTTTCTAGCAAATCCAGCATATCCTTCAAAGCCTTGGTTTTAATACACGTAAAGAGGATTTCCTTATGATAATCCGCAAAGCGTTCTTGCAAGGTTGCTAATAAAGCCTTGATAGCATGAGGATTGTGGGCCCCATCCAAAAGCAACAAGGGGTCGCTAGACACGACCTCCAAACGCCCTGGCCATCTGGTCTCTTTCAAAGCTTGAGCAATTAAGTCATTACTTGCTAACTCTCGCCCAGTCTCCTGGCAATAAGTGTCTAGGAGGGCAAGCGCCATCCCCGCATTCTCTATCTGATGCAAGCCAAGCAGACCTGTTTGAAAACGACCTTGTCTGACAGAACTGGTATAATCAAAGATTTCGCCTGTCACCACACTCTTTTGGTAACTGACCTGATAATCTTTCCCATATCGTATTCTCGGTGCTTCTTTCCCTTCCGCAATGCGGTCAATAACAGCCAAGGCTTCTGAAGCAATGCGACCTGTCACCAAAGGAATGCCTTGTTTGATAATACCAGCCTTCTGTTCTGCTATGGCCTCTATAGTATCACCAAGTAGAGCTACATGGTCCAAGCCAATAGTCGTAATTCCTGTCAGGACGGGCTGACAGACATTGGTGCTATCCAGAAGTCCACCCATGCCGACTTCCATGATGGCCACATCAACTTTTTCAGCAGCAAAATAATCATAGGCTAGGGCAGTGATAATCTCAAACTCGGTCGTTCCTTGTAAAACAGCGCTCTTCTCCCCCTCAAGCAAAGACTCATAGTCTGCCATGAGAGCTTCTAGTCTAGCCTCGGGGATAGATTCCCCATTGATGCTAATCTGATCTGTATAATGAATGAGATAGGGCGAGCTGAACACCCCTACTCTCAGGCCTAGCTTTTCCAGCATCTCTTTCAAAAAAGCAATGGTCGAACCTTTACCATTTGTTCCGCCGATATGGATAACCTTGAGTTTGAGATGGGGATTGCCACGTAAAGCTAGGAGTTCTACCATTCGCTCCAAACCAAAATGTGGTTGGTCCGTCCGATAGTGGGCAATCCACTGATTGTTTTGAATTTCGTTCATCTTACTTATATTGTTTTAAATCTAGATTTTCTGCATCATCTGCCAAACGAATAGCGGAGGCAATTTCAACTGCCATCCTGTGACTGGCTACATCGTGCACGCGTACCACTTCCACACCCTGTCTCGCAGCGATACTGGTTACATGAGCCGAAGCTGTGTCTCGATTGCGGAAACCAAGTTCGGTCTCAGGATTAACTTCAAAGCCATTTTCTTCAAGGATATTGATGACAAACCGCTTACGCGACACTCCAAGAAAGATTGGATAGCCCTTCTGATGGAGTTTATCCAGATCCCGTAAAAGAAGCAAATTTTCTTTCTTGGTCAGACCAAAGCCGATTCCTGAATCCAACAGGATATTTTCTTGTGCGATTCCAGCTTCGTCCGCTCTCGATAGGGCTCTGTCAAAGAAAGCCTCCATCAAGTCTTCAATTGGCATTTTTTCAAAGTCAGCTAACTCTTTTTCTGTAAAGGTTTGACCAAAACCAAAATGAGGGAAGATGAGCGAGCTAGGGTGCTGAGGTCGCGCCATGACTGGATTAAACATAATGACTACTTTCGCACCAGCCTTAGCAACCACATCCGCCATTTTCTCATCACCCATAAGACCAGTGATATCATTAACTAGATTAGCACCAGCAGCCAAAGCAGCCTCTGCCACCTGGCTCTTCCAAGTATCGATAGAAATAAGGACATCATTTTCCTTACGAATTGCTTTAATCACTGGAACAACACGCTGGATTTCCTCTTCTATCTCAACATAGCTACTGCCCGGGCGAGGGCGAGTTGATTCTCCACCGATATCTAGCATGCTGGCTCCTTCTGCTATCAATTTACGAGCCTGCTGGAGTGCCTGCTCAAGAGCAAAAAATTGACCACCATCCGAAAAGGAATCTGGGGTTACATTGATAATTCCGCAAATAGCTGTCTTTGCATGATTTACTTTAGTTGACATAGGGTCACTCCTCAAGGTTTTTCACCACATTATTTCTCTATTTTACCATAAAAAGAAAAAGATGGATACGCAAGCATTCATCTTTTCCAAGTAGGCCAATGGTCTAGAATTATAGGCCCAGATTTCTACTAATCAATACTAATATAGCTATCAAACAAAAGGCTACACCATTGAGAATCATATGAAGCAAAATGGACATCTCCAAACGTTCTGTCTTATAGGCTGTCCAAGTTAGAACTGTTGACATCCCTCCATAAATAAGTACAGAAGGTAGATTGGTTGGAGTATGGAGTAAGGCAAAGACGATTGCACCAACAACAAAGCCAAGTTTTTCCTTACCTCGGAAGATTTTTTTAGGAATAATCCCACGACACAAAATTTCCTCACAAATCGGCGCAATCAAGACTAGTATGAAAAAAGTGGCAATCAAGGAACTATTTTCAACCAGACCGTTAATAGTTGATTGATTGCTAGTTGTCGTCTCATTCGTCATGCGAAGCAAAGCTGCACCAAACAAATTGTTAGCAAAAATCACTAGGTAACTCAACACCAAACGAGCCAAGTCTTTGGCCTTAAAAAAGGACAGATTAAAAGTAGCAAGTTGTGTTTTTCTAGCACCTAAAATAAAGACAGCCAAAATAACAATGGATAGGGCACCGACTAAGAGCCCTGACTGTAAAAGAGGAAATTGTTTAGAAGCTAGCCAAAAAGATAGCCCTAAAGGAACTTGCGCTAGAATTAAAGCCACTAAAAGGATGAGGACCCACATTCCTCTGTTCAAAATCTCTTGCCAAATTGTCTTATCTTTCATGATGTACCTCCTTATAAGAAAAAGGGGAGACTCCCCTTTTTCTATTATACCATTTATAGCGCCATACTGATATAGTTAAGGATAAACAAGGCATCCAAAATCCAAATCATTACGTGCACATCCTTGGCTTGACCTTTGACAACTTTTGTCAAGGTGTATGTCAAGAAACCAACAGCAATCCCTTGTGTGATAGAGTAGCTGAATCCCATAAAGATAGATGTGAAGAAAGCAGGAACCGCTTCAGCCATATCATCCCAAGGGATATTTTTCAAGTTAGAAAGCATCATGATTCCGACGATGATCAAAATTGGTGCTGTTGCAGCTGTCGGAACAATCGCTAGAAGTGGGCTAAAGAAGCTAGATAGAGCAAAACAGATTGCAACCACTAGGGCTGTCAACCCAGTACGTCCACCAGCGCCAATACCCGCCGCAGACTCAACATAGGTTGTAACGTTTGAAGTACCTGCAATGGCACCTACTGAAGTTGCCACCAAGTCAGAGTAAAGAGCCTTGTCCAATTTAGCGGACTCATGGTTTTCCCCACTTGTCGCAACG contains the following coding sequences:
- a CDS encoding bifunctional folylpolyglutamate synthase/dihydrofolate synthase produces the protein MNEIQNNQWIAHYRTDQPHFGLERMVELLALRGNPHLKLKVIHIGGTNGKGSTIAFLKEMLEKLGLRVGVFSSPYLIHYTDQISINGESIPEARLEALMADYESLLEGEKSAVLQGTTEFEIITALAYDYFAAEKVDVAIMEVGMGGLLDSTNVCQPVLTGITTIGLDHVALLGDTIEAIAEQKAGIIKQGIPLVTGRIASEALAVIDRIAEGKEAPRIRYGKDYQVSYQKSVVTGEIFDYTSSVRQGRFQTGLLGLHQIENAGMALALLDTYCQETGRELASNDLIAQALKETRWPGRLEVVSSDPLLLLDGAHNPHAIKALLATLQERFADYHKEILFTCIKTKALKDMLDLLETVPDSQLTLTYFDDSRATDESVLKGTAKSRNLNYQSWQDFLEQKLTNKNEEKQTVRIVTGSLYFLSQVRAYLMERKNENGYTKD
- a CDS encoding CPBP family intramembrane glutamic endopeptidase → MKDKTIWQEILNRGMWVLILLVALILAQVPLGLSFWLASKQFPLLQSGLLVGALSIVILAVFILGARKTQLATFNLSFFKAKDLARLVLSYLVIFANNLFGAALLRMTNETTTSNQSTINGLVENSSLIATFFILVLIAPICEEILCRGIIPKKIFRGKEKLGFVVGAIVFALLHTPTNLPSVLIYGGMSTVLTWTAYKTERLEMSILLHMILNGVAFCLIAILVLISRNLGL
- the folP gene encoding dihydropteroate synthase; protein product: MSTKVNHAKTAICGIINVTPDSFSDGGQFFALEQALQQARKLIAEGASMLDIGGESTRPRPGSSYVEIEEEIQRVVPVIKAIRKENDVLISIDTWKSQVAEAALAAGANLVNDITGLMGDEKMADVVAKAGAKVVIMFNPVMARPQHPSSLIFPHFGFGQTFTEKELADFEKMPIEDLMEAFFDRALSRADEAGIAQENILLDSGIGFGLTKKENLLLLRDLDKLHQKGYPIFLGVSRKRFVINILEENGFEVNPETELGFRNRDTASAHVTSIAARQGVEVVRVHDVASHRMAVEIASAIRLADDAENLDLKQYK